The following coding sequences lie in one Methylotuvimicrobium alcaliphilum 20Z genomic window:
- a CDS encoding Uma2 family endonuclease, whose protein sequence is MNHPALREATYEDLFDLPEHIIGEIINGQLMTQPRPAPRHALAASVISGQYISPYHRGRGGPGGWWILFEPELHLGRNILVPDLAGWRRERMPQLPDEAYFSIAPDWICEVISPGTSRIDRAVKMPIYAACEVSWLWLVDPGPKTLEAYRLLEEHWLLEHTWQNDDMVRAPPFDEVELVLADLWAP, encoded by the coding sequence ATGAATCATCCGGCTTTACGCGAGGCGACTTACGAAGACTTGTTCGATCTGCCCGAACATATCATCGGCGAAATCATTAACGGGCAGTTAATGACTCAACCGCGCCCCGCACCAAGACATGCCTTGGCCGCTTCGGTGATCAGCGGCCAGTATATCAGTCCTTATCATCGAGGTAGAGGAGGGCCCGGCGGTTGGTGGATATTGTTCGAACCCGAATTGCATTTGGGTCGAAATATTCTGGTTCCTGATTTGGCCGGTTGGCGGCGCGAACGCATGCCGCAATTGCCCGATGAGGCTTATTTTAGTATCGCTCCCGACTGGATTTGCGAAGTGATTTCGCCCGGAACTTCGCGCATCGATCGCGCCGTTAAGATGCCGATTTATGCGGCATGCGAAGTGTCGTGGCTATGGCTGGTCGATCCGGGGCCAAAAACGCTTGAAGCCTATCGTTTGCTGGAAGAGCATTGGTTGCTTGAGCATACCTGGCAGAATGACGATATGGTTAGGGCGCCGCCTTTTGACGAAGTGGAACTGGTCTTGGCGGACTTGTGGGCTCCTTGA
- a CDS encoding VanZ family protein — protein sequence MNKKLLIGATLYTFFVVYGSLVPLDYRPMPFDIALEKFRNIRYLNLGIESRADWVANILLYIPLAYLWAAGFGGQFRGYTRLLVAAPVLLFCWALAVSVEFAQLFFPPRTVSINDLIAEAMGSAMGVGLWLFSGDYFRRLSRHLSLGNFLSIKAAIIFYIAFYFALSFFPFDFVISHQELDARLTSGSHSLFMSIDTCRADGIRCVVKLGAEIVVLIPLGVLLCLLPYISHPKLVCILTGFFIGLFVETGQLFLASGVSQGISVLTRMTGLGLGAVVFAFFSKHDKDYWIAWLKPTILTLLPLHVFLVAALNGWTGGNWIGLEKALEKLETVQFLPFYYFYYTTESLAMVSLLSNIGMYFPIGLAFWLWNYADSKPERFHWFLVGLTAAVFATLIETGKLFLAPKHPDPTDVLIAFASAALVYESLNHAMRWFANGTIKQGRGLSIAEAFHDDENSISEDDPIRSSTTVKPEEIDKRWRLFSGILALIIGWAFLNYPIGAPFLSVLLIAYAALLFRYPHAWLFVLPAMLPVLDFAPWTGRFYFDEFDLVVMTTLAVYYWQKSSIRLTRQFSGTVKLCLGLFALIYLTSLYRGLFPLQDIDINAFSNYYSYYNSLRVGKGVIWAFFLLPLLKQTLQQYPKAKQYFGYGALLGLIGVIGVSIWERFLFSGLFNFESDYRITAMFSTMHTGGGHIDAYLVLALPFIAMLFLYTPRRLIGGMAGFGIFAAGLYVLMVTFSRGPYLAFAVAFLVFLISLVFAVNARHLRTNRKSIPLLSVVLLVPIMAIPVFQGGFIQERFKRIDQDLDVRLQHWQAILDMRDDDAMTTLFGMGVGSYPRTYFWWHRGVGMPATYTIQSDVGNRYLRLGSGGALYLDQQVAIKPDTEYRLSADLRSESGRGEITLPICEKSLLYSFRCVWSTLRIDSEPGTWSRAEKILNTKYVGSSLGKTAGELSRRPVKLGIYNNSQGNVIDIDNISLIDSNNKNLLSNGDFSEGTDYWFFTIDNHQALNVDNFWVHLLFDLGWFGTTAFIILLIYACYRQLKALSKGDYYAAILLSSISGFVIVGTVGSPFEAPRLSLLFFLIVFFALSENKKLPLRKRTPQFVKSSLS from the coding sequence ATGAATAAAAAACTTCTTATCGGTGCAACGCTATATACCTTTTTCGTCGTCTACGGCAGCTTGGTTCCGCTCGATTACCGGCCAATGCCTTTCGACATAGCTTTGGAAAAATTCCGAAATATTCGTTATCTCAATCTAGGCATAGAATCGCGTGCGGACTGGGTAGCGAATATTCTGCTTTACATACCGTTGGCTTACTTGTGGGCGGCTGGTTTTGGCGGCCAATTTCGCGGATACACCAGGCTACTGGTTGCGGCACCGGTTTTGCTGTTTTGTTGGGCTTTGGCTGTTTCGGTCGAGTTTGCTCAGTTATTTTTCCCACCCCGTACCGTTTCGATCAACGATTTAATCGCCGAGGCAATGGGCTCGGCCATGGGCGTAGGGCTATGGTTATTTTCAGGCGATTATTTTCGACGTTTATCTCGTCATCTTTCGCTTGGTAATTTTCTATCGATCAAAGCGGCGATTATTTTCTATATCGCCTTCTATTTTGCCTTAAGTTTTTTTCCGTTCGATTTTGTTATTTCCCATCAAGAGCTTGACGCTCGGCTGACTTCCGGCAGTCACAGTCTTTTTATGTCCATCGATACCTGCCGCGCCGATGGTATTCGCTGTGTAGTCAAACTCGGGGCAGAAATAGTCGTATTGATTCCGTTAGGAGTTTTACTCTGTTTATTGCCTTATATTTCGCACCCCAAACTGGTTTGCATCTTGACCGGTTTTTTTATCGGATTGTTTGTCGAAACCGGTCAATTATTTCTGGCGTCTGGTGTGTCGCAAGGTATTTCGGTTCTGACGCGCATGACAGGCCTCGGGCTAGGCGCGGTCGTGTTTGCCTTTTTTTCTAAACATGACAAAGACTATTGGATCGCTTGGTTGAAGCCCACGATCCTAACGCTTCTACCTCTCCATGTTTTTTTGGTAGCCGCACTGAATGGCTGGACAGGCGGGAATTGGATCGGTCTTGAAAAGGCTCTTGAAAAACTCGAGACTGTTCAGTTTTTACCGTTTTACTATTTCTATTATACGACCGAGTCCTTGGCCATGGTGAGCTTGCTCAGCAACATCGGGATGTATTTTCCGATTGGCTTGGCTTTTTGGTTATGGAACTATGCAGACTCCAAACCTGAGCGTTTTCATTGGTTTTTAGTCGGATTAACTGCCGCTGTTTTTGCCACTTTGATAGAAACCGGCAAGTTGTTTTTAGCACCTAAACACCCTGACCCAACTGATGTATTAATCGCATTTGCTTCGGCGGCATTGGTCTATGAATCGCTTAATCATGCGATGCGCTGGTTTGCTAACGGAACGATCAAGCAGGGAAGGGGATTATCGATTGCCGAAGCATTCCACGATGACGAAAACTCTATTTCAGAGGATGATCCTATTCGGTCATCGACAACCGTCAAACCGGAAGAAATCGATAAACGTTGGCGCTTATTCTCGGGAATTCTTGCGCTGATTATTGGTTGGGCTTTCTTGAATTATCCGATCGGCGCACCATTTCTATCGGTATTATTAATCGCTTACGCGGCTTTATTGTTTCGTTATCCTCATGCCTGGCTATTCGTCTTACCGGCAATGCTACCGGTTTTGGATTTTGCCCCTTGGACCGGGCGGTTTTATTTTGACGAGTTCGATCTGGTCGTCATGACAACCCTTGCGGTTTATTATTGGCAAAAATCCAGTATTCGATTAACTCGACAGTTTTCCGGAACAGTTAAGCTATGTTTAGGATTGTTTGCTTTAATTTATCTAACTAGCCTATACAGAGGCTTATTTCCGTTGCAAGACATCGATATCAACGCCTTTTCCAATTACTACAGCTATTATAATAGCTTACGAGTGGGTAAGGGGGTTATTTGGGCCTTCTTTTTGTTACCGCTGTTAAAACAGACATTGCAACAATACCCAAAGGCAAAACAGTATTTCGGTTACGGAGCGTTGTTGGGATTGATCGGCGTCATTGGCGTTTCGATTTGGGAGCGCTTTTTGTTTTCCGGTTTGTTCAATTTCGAAAGCGATTATCGCATCACCGCAATGTTTTCAACCATGCATACCGGTGGCGGGCATATCGATGCTTATTTAGTCTTGGCATTACCTTTTATTGCGATGCTGTTTCTCTACACGCCCCGCAGATTGATAGGAGGAATGGCCGGCTTTGGAATTTTCGCTGCCGGCCTTTATGTCCTGATGGTGACCTTTTCCCGAGGACCTTATCTGGCTTTTGCGGTAGCATTTCTCGTTTTTTTGATCAGTCTAGTTTTTGCCGTTAACGCGAGACATTTGCGCACTAACCGAAAATCAATACCGCTGTTGAGCGTGGTATTACTCGTTCCGATAATGGCTATTCCGGTCTTTCAAGGTGGCTTTATACAAGAGCGCTTCAAGCGTATCGATCAAGACCTGGATGTTCGCCTGCAGCATTGGCAAGCTATTCTCGACATGAGAGATGACGATGCCATGACAACCTTATTTGGAATGGGCGTTGGCAGTTACCCAAGAACCTATTTTTGGTGGCATAGAGGTGTTGGCATGCCGGCCACCTATACGATACAAAGCGATGTCGGAAATCGCTATTTGCGTTTAGGATCGGGGGGGGCGCTTTATTTAGACCAACAAGTCGCGATAAAGCCCGATACTGAATATCGTTTGTCCGCGGATTTACGTTCGGAGTCGGGGCGAGGGGAGATTACCTTACCCATCTGTGAAAAATCGTTATTATATTCGTTTCGTTGCGTCTGGAGCACCCTACGAATCGATTCCGAGCCGGGCACATGGAGCCGGGCGGAAAAAATCTTAAATACAAAATATGTCGGATCCAGTTTGGGTAAAACAGCGGGGGAATTGTCGAGACGTCCGGTTAAACTGGGTATTTACAATAATAGTCAAGGCAATGTCATTGATATCGATAATATCAGCTTGATTGATTCTAATAATAAAAATCTGCTTAGCAATGGCGACTTTTCCGAAGGTACGGATTATTGGTTTTTTACGATCGATAATCACCAAGCTCTCAATGTCGACAATTTTTGGGTACATTTATTATTCGATCTAGGCTGGTTTGGTACCACTGCATTTATAATCTTGCTGATTTATGCTTGTTATAGACAGCTTAAAGCGCTTAGCAAAGGTGACTATTATGCGGCGATTTTACTCTCATCGATTTCGGGATTTGTTATTGTCGGTACGGTTGGTAGCCCATTCGAAGCGCCTCGACTCAGTTTATTGTTTTTCCTGATCGTGTTTTTTGCATTGAGCGAAAACAAAAAATTACCATTACGCAAGCGAACCCCGCAATTCGTTAAGTCGTCATTAAGTTAA